The nucleotide sequence CAACGGGTTCACGTTTCTATCCCGGTGTCAGACATTCAAATTGCAGCAAAATTTCATGGACAGTGGCGGGTGATGCTGGATCGCCTGCGGGATGTGATCCAGTTTGCCTGTGATCACGGCTTAGCGGTTGCTGTAGGCGGTGAAGATTCTTCCAGGGCGGGTGACTCATTTTTGCTCGATGTTGCTTCCCTGGCCCAGGAATGGGGGGCTTTCCGGTTTCGCTTCTGTGACACGGTTGGCATTCTTGACCCCCTGACCACCTACAACAAAGTGCGTCACCTGGTTTCCGCCCTGTCCATTCCAGTCGAGATGCACACTCATAATGACCTGGGGCTGGCAACTGCCAATGCATTAGCAGGACTGCAAGCCGGAGCATTATCCGTCAACACGACTGTCAATGGACTGGGGGAACGAGCCGGAAATACAGCCCTGGAAGAAGTTGTAATGGCCTTAAAGTGCATCTATGACATTCAGATGGGGATTGATACCAGACGCCTGCTGGAACTTTCTCGTCTGGTTGCCAAAGCCTCTAATTGCCCGATTCCCCCCTGGAAGGCGATCGTAGGCGATAATGCTTTTGCCCATGAATCAGGCATTCATGCCCACGGCATTCTGCAAAATCCGGTCACCTATGAACCATTTGACCCCCAAGAGGTTGGCTGGGAACGCC is from Leptothermofonsia sichuanensis E412 and encodes:
- the nifV gene encoding homocitrate synthase, whose translation is MKNHAIQVNDTTLRDGEQAAGIAFNVEEKIAIATFLDSIGVQELEVGIPAIGQEEAESIRAIVDLGLQAQLLGWNRANRSDIEASIACGLQRVHVSIPVSDIQIAAKFHGQWRVMLDRLRDVIQFACDHGLAVAVGGEDSSRAGDSFLLDVASLAQEWGAFRFRFCDTVGILDPLTTYNKVRHLVSALSIPVEMHTHNDLGLATANALAGLQAGALSVNTTVNGLGERAGNTALEEVVMALKCIYDIQMGIDTRRLLELSRLVAKASNCPIPPWKAIVGDNAFAHESGIHAHGILQNPVTYEPFDPQEVGWERRFVVGKHSGRHLVLSVLQRHGIILNSEEIQAVLEAVRRQAVKVKRNLTVEELLGLVPQARSYAHANG